One genomic window of Hymenobacter sp. J193 includes the following:
- a CDS encoding NAD(P)/FAD-dependent oxidoreductase, whose amino-acid sequence MSKHVIVIGAGFAGLAAATSLAQQGFRVTVLEKNEGPGGRARLFRAEGFTFDMGPSWYWMPDVFEQYFARFGKKVADYYDLVRLDPSYQVIFKGPEAVDIPARMSELRELFEQLEPGSAARLDEFLRQAAYKYQVGINKFVHMPGRSLLEFADPRLLVDAVRLDLLQSMHRHVRKFFKDPRLLELVEFPILFLGATSENTPALYSLMNYADLALGTWYPMGGMHKIVEGMVQLAQEQGVQLEYNVPVQQIVVEKGRATGVQTAAGFRPADVVVAGADYHHAEQHLLAPEWRRYDEAYWNSRTMAPSSLLFYLGVNKRLPNLRHHNLFFDEDFSLHAQEIYEEPKWPSRPLFYACAPSQTDPSVAPEGCENLFLLIPVAPDLPDPEVTREHYYHLIMERLERHCGTSIRDAVVYKRSYAHQDFRDDYHSYKGNAYGLANTLRQTAILKPSLKSKKVSNLYFTGQLTVPGPGVPPSLISGQVVAREVEKENK is encoded by the coding sequence TTGAGTAAACACGTCATTGTTATAGGGGCCGGTTTTGCGGGGCTGGCGGCGGCTACTTCGCTGGCGCAGCAGGGCTTCCGGGTCACGGTGCTGGAGAAGAACGAGGGCCCCGGCGGCCGGGCCCGGCTTTTCAGGGCCGAGGGTTTCACCTTTGATATGGGCCCGAGCTGGTACTGGATGCCGGATGTGTTTGAGCAGTACTTTGCCCGCTTCGGCAAGAAAGTAGCCGATTACTACGATCTGGTGCGGCTGGACCCTTCGTACCAGGTGATTTTCAAAGGCCCCGAAGCGGTGGATATTCCGGCCCGTATGAGCGAGCTGCGGGAGCTGTTTGAGCAGTTGGAGCCCGGCAGCGCCGCCCGGCTGGACGAGTTCCTACGGCAGGCAGCTTATAAATACCAAGTCGGCATCAATAAATTCGTGCATATGCCCGGCCGCTCGCTCCTGGAGTTTGCCGACCCTCGCCTGCTCGTAGACGCCGTGCGCCTGGACTTGCTGCAGAGTATGCACCGGCACGTGCGCAAGTTTTTCAAAGACCCGCGCCTTTTGGAGCTGGTCGAGTTTCCCATTCTGTTTCTGGGGGCCACCTCCGAAAACACGCCCGCCCTGTACTCGCTCATGAACTACGCCGACCTGGCGCTGGGCACCTGGTACCCGATGGGTGGCATGCACAAAATTGTGGAAGGCATGGTGCAGCTGGCCCAGGAGCAAGGCGTGCAGCTGGAATACAACGTGCCCGTGCAGCAGATAGTAGTGGAAAAGGGCCGCGCCACCGGCGTGCAAACCGCCGCCGGCTTCCGCCCCGCCGATGTAGTAGTGGCCGGTGCCGACTACCACCACGCCGAGCAGCACCTGCTGGCACCCGAGTGGCGCCGCTACGACGAAGCCTACTGGAACTCACGCACCATGGCGCCCTCTTCGCTTTTGTTTTACCTGGGCGTGAACAAGCGGCTGCCCAACCTGCGCCACCACAATCTGTTTTTCGACGAGGACTTTAGCCTGCATGCCCAGGAAATCTATGAGGAGCCCAAGTGGCCTAGCCGGCCGCTGTTCTACGCCTGCGCGCCTTCCCAAACCGACCCAAGCGTGGCGCCCGAAGGATGCGAAAACCTGTTTCTGCTGATACCGGTGGCCCCCGACCTGCCTGACCCCGAAGTTACCCGGGAGCATTACTACCACCTGATTATGGAGCGGCTGGAGCGCCACTGCGGCACCAGCATCCGCGACGCGGTGGTGTACAAGCGCAGCTACGCCCACCAGGATTTCCGGGACGACTACCACAGCTACAAAGGCAATGCCTACGGGCTGGCCAACACGCTGCGCCAAACGGCCATCCTGAAACCTTCGCTTAAAAGTAAAAAGGTCAGCAACTTGTATTTTACGGGTCAGCTTACCGTGCCGGGGCCCGGCGTGCCGCCTTCGCTCATCTCCGGGCAGGTGGTGGCCCGGGAAGTAGAGAAGGAGAATAAGTAA
- a CDS encoding sigma-70 family RNA polymerase sigma factor, with protein MTSLEFTNQVQKISYSLKPVAMNLTRDADDAKDLVQETLLKALLNKDKFKAGTNLKAWLYTIMRNTFINNYNKITKRNSNIDSTEYFQYFNTDENYITHNGATSDFVVTDINEAIAGLSADYRTPFMMYYIGYKYLEIAEKLQIPIGTVKNRIHIARKELKDVLKVYAPGV; from the coding sequence ATGACCTCGCTGGAATTTACCAATCAAGTACAGAAGATTTCCTACTCGCTGAAGCCCGTGGCGATGAACCTGACCCGCGACGCCGACGATGCCAAGGATTTGGTGCAGGAAACCCTGCTCAAGGCGCTGCTGAACAAGGACAAGTTCAAAGCGGGCACCAACCTGAAGGCATGGCTGTACACCATCATGCGCAACACGTTTATCAATAACTACAACAAGATAACGAAGCGCAACAGCAACATCGACAGCACCGAGTACTTCCAGTACTTCAACACCGACGAAAACTACATTACCCACAACGGCGCCACCAGCGACTTTGTGGTGACGGATATCAATGAGGCCATTGCGGGCCTGTCGGCTGATTATCGGACGCCTTTCATGATGTACTACATCGGCTATAAGTACCTGGAAATAGCCGAGAAGCTGCAAATTCCAATCGGGACCGTAAAAAATCGGATTCATATTGCCCGAAAAGAGCTGAAAGACGTATTAAAGGTATACGCCCCCGGCGTGTAG
- a CDS encoding MerR family transcriptional regulator produces MGQFSISDLEQLSGIKAHTIRMWEQRYGILQPVRTSTNIRTYCDEDLRRLLNVATLCARGHRISRIAQLAPEELSQAVISCCDDAQDYCQQVNSLLAAMLEMDERRLCCLLNTAIKELGFEDAIMHVAYPFLQRIGVMWQAGSVNPAQEHLVTNLLRQKMMVAIDTLPPVKPSEARRWVLFLPEGEMHELALLFMNYVLRARKQHVLYLGQNLPTAELKLVCETYHPHALCTVMTALPERDRVQNFVEQVHSLCPEVMLYLYGPLAQQPGLQLPPNTVRVRLMTDFLALASRLCTCCEAAAAA; encoded by the coding sequence GTGGGACAGTTTTCTATCAGCGACCTGGAGCAGCTCTCCGGCATCAAGGCCCACACCATTCGGATGTGGGAGCAGCGCTACGGCATTCTGCAGCCAGTGCGCACTTCTACCAACATCCGTACGTACTGCGACGAAGACCTGCGCCGCCTGTTGAACGTGGCCACGCTCTGCGCCCGCGGCCACCGTATTTCGCGCATTGCCCAACTGGCTCCCGAGGAGCTCAGCCAAGCCGTCATTTCCTGCTGCGACGACGCGCAGGACTATTGCCAGCAAGTGAATTCGCTGCTGGCGGCCATGCTGGAAATGGATGAGCGCCGCCTGTGCTGCCTGCTGAACACCGCTATTAAGGAACTCGGCTTCGAGGACGCTATTATGCATGTGGCTTACCCGTTTCTGCAGCGCATCGGCGTAATGTGGCAGGCCGGCTCGGTTAATCCGGCGCAAGAGCATCTGGTAACCAACCTGCTGCGCCAGAAAATGATGGTGGCTATTGATACGCTGCCCCCTGTCAAGCCCTCGGAAGCCCGCCGCTGGGTGCTGTTTCTGCCTGAGGGCGAAATGCACGAGCTAGCCTTGCTGTTTATGAACTACGTGCTGCGTGCCCGCAAGCAGCATGTGCTGTACCTGGGGCAGAACCTGCCCACTGCCGAGCTGAAATTGGTGTGCGAAACCTACCACCCACACGCTTTGTGCACCGTGATGACGGCCTTGCCAGAGCGTGACCGGGTACAGAATTTTGTGGAGCAGGTACATAGCCTGTGCCCCGAGGTAATGCTATACCTGTACGGTCCTCTGGCCCAACAGCCAGGCCTGCAACTGCCCCCCAATACAGTCCGCGTCCGGCTGATGACCGACTTCCTGGCGCTGGCCAGCCGGCTATGCACCTGCTGCGAGGCAGCAGCAGCAGCCTAG
- a CDS encoding sterol desaturase family protein: protein MTTLAAVAVTTATFLGMELVAWGMHKFVLHGPLWFLHRSHHVRHPHRFERNDFFFLFYGTLSMLCIHFGAPAKDWRFWVGVGIASYGCVYFFVHDVLIHGRLRFWRKSRNAYLRALNMAHKMHHKTTGRDGSEEFGMLWVSPKYYLLAWRRPAPVRPAISHQQKERK, encoded by the coding sequence ATGACAACGCTGGCAGCCGTAGCCGTAACCACGGCTACCTTTCTGGGAATGGAGCTGGTCGCCTGGGGCATGCACAAGTTTGTGCTGCACGGGCCCTTATGGTTTCTGCACCGCTCGCACCACGTGCGCCACCCGCACCGCTTTGAGCGCAACGACTTCTTTTTCCTGTTCTACGGTACGCTCTCCATGCTGTGCATCCATTTTGGTGCGCCGGCTAAAGACTGGCGTTTCTGGGTGGGCGTGGGCATTGCCAGCTACGGCTGCGTGTACTTTTTCGTGCACGATGTATTGATTCATGGCCGCCTGCGCTTCTGGCGTAAGTCACGCAATGCGTATCTGCGTGCCCTGAACATGGCCCACAAGATGCACCACAAAACCACTGGCCGCGACGGATCCGAGGAGTTTGGCATGCTGTGGGTGTCGCCCAAGTATTATCTGCTGGCCTGGCGCCGGCCAGCGCCGGTGCGGCCAGCTATTAGTCATCAGCAAAAGGAAAGGAAGTAG
- a CDS encoding enoyl-CoA hydratase/isomerase family protein, protein MDNLPTQELEELRFIQYECRDAIGYITLNRPEKRNALSAEMVSELKLAFTAAEEDEDCKVVVLRANGAAFCAGADLGYIQELQGFGYTDNLADSTHLMQLFHQIYTLKKVVIGEVQGHALAGGCGLAAICDFAFTVPEAKFGYTEVKIGFLPAIVSVFLLRKIGEARTKQLLLTGETIGAQKAAEYGLVNFVVGRDELHTQVYAFARRLCVENSAQSMEATKEMLARLPEMALEDGLRYAAQMNAEARGSQDCRRGIAAFLNKEKISWE, encoded by the coding sequence ATGGACAATTTGCCTACCCAGGAACTGGAGGAGCTGCGCTTCATTCAGTATGAATGCCGCGACGCCATCGGCTATATCACCCTCAACCGCCCCGAAAAGCGCAATGCCCTCAGCGCTGAGATGGTGTCGGAGCTGAAGCTGGCCTTTACGGCCGCTGAGGAAGATGAAGACTGCAAAGTAGTAGTGCTGCGGGCCAACGGAGCTGCTTTCTGCGCCGGCGCCGACCTTGGCTATATTCAGGAGCTGCAGGGATTTGGCTACACCGATAACCTGGCCGACAGCACCCACCTCATGCAGCTGTTTCACCAGATCTATACCCTCAAAAAGGTGGTAATTGGCGAGGTGCAGGGCCACGCGCTGGCCGGTGGCTGCGGCCTGGCCGCCATCTGTGACTTTGCCTTCACCGTGCCGGAAGCCAAATTCGGCTACACTGAAGTCAAAATAGGCTTTCTGCCGGCTATTGTGAGCGTATTTCTGCTCCGTAAGATAGGGGAGGCCCGCACCAAGCAGCTACTACTCACCGGCGAAACCATTGGGGCCCAGAAAGCCGCGGAGTACGGTCTCGTGAATTTTGTGGTGGGCCGCGACGAACTGCACACCCAGGTGTATGCCTTTGCCCGCCGCCTGTGCGTCGAGAATTCGGCGCAGAGCATGGAGGCCACCAAGGAAATGCTGGCCCGCCTGCCCGAAATGGCCCTGGAAGACGGCCTGCGTTACGCCGCCCAGATGAATGCCGAAGCCCGGGGCTCCCAGGATTGCCGCCGGGGCATTGCGGCTTTCCTCAACAAAGAGAAGATCAGCTGGGAGTAG